CAGAAAAGGCTTCTAACATTCTTCCGGCTATCAGTTCATAGATTGCCTGTTCGTCCGCTTCCAGTTTACCGGGCAGGTTTTCCGTTACTATCAAGGCGTGATGGTCTGTTACCTTGCCATCATTTACCGGACGGGGATTTAAGGTTTTGCCTTTCATTCCGGCGGCATACCCGGAAAAGCGGGCGTACTGCTCCAAATTAATAAACCGTTCGGGGATTTCCTCGAACACGTCCTGTGATATATAACGGCTTCCGGTTCGGGGGTAGCTGATTAGCTTACCCTCGTATAGCTTTTGTGCGATGGATAATGTCTTGTCTGCGGAGAGATTCAGTTTCGTATTCGCTTCCTTTTGAAGTGAAGTCAAGTCATAAAGCAAGGGCGGCTCTTGGTTCACTTCCTTACGCTCTACGGATTTCACCCGTACCGTTTCCGCTTCCTTTATCCTTTGCAGCGTGTCGATGGCGGCTTGCTGCGTATCGTATTTTTCTACGGATAGGGCAGAAAAAGAGATATTGTCTTTTACCGACTGTAATTTCAGTTGCCAATACTTTTGCGGGACAAAGTTCTTGTTCTCCAAAAAGCGGGTGCATATCATAGCCAACGTGGGCGACTGTACCCGTCCCAAAGAGAATATTCCTTGTCCGGCTGCCACGCTTAAAGCCTGTGTACCATTAATTCCTATCAAATAATCCGCTTCGCTGCGTGCCTGTGCCGAAAGGAAAAGGTTATCATACTGGCTACCGTCTTTCAGGTTTTGCAGTCCCTCACGGATTGCCTTGTCCGTAAGGCTGCTTATCCATAAACGGACAAAGGGCTTGTCGCATCCGATATACTGGTAAATGTAGCGGAAGATAAGTTCCCCCTCTCTCCCTGCATCCGTTGCGACTATTATCTTGTCCGACTGGCTGAATACCTCTTTGATTACCTTTAGCTGCTTCAACACTCCGGGGTCAGCCTTGTACCCCTTTTCCGCTTTCACCTGCCGAGGTGTAAGTTGAAAACTATCCGGGATGATAGGCAGGCTTTCCCGGCGGAAACTCTTTATTCCGTAGGCTTCCGGCATTGCCAAACCTACAAGATGGCCGAACGCCCAGGTAACGAGATACCCGTTACCTGAAAGATAGCCATCCTGTTTTTCATTCGCTCCTAAAATGCGGGCAATGTCCCTTGCCACGCTTGGTTTTTCTCCGATTACTGCAATCATTCTAATTTCGATTTTAATTATTCCACTTCTTTTTGTCTTAGGATTTTCCGGTCATAGTAGATGTGATAACCATCTGCATAAAATTGTCGGTTCTGTTCGTCTATGGCTTTCCAGTCTGTTTTGTAACAGGCAAAGAGAAACAGGACAAAACCGATAACCGGGATAAGGATTAATGCAGCCATCATCTTTTGCGTCCCCTGCTTTGTTTGGTTTTGTCCGTCTGCTCCTGCTTCTCCTTTTTATCCTGCTTGGCTTTCTGTTTTTCAGTGGGCTTGTCCTGACCCTTTTTCAAAGGTTCTTTCACTTTCTTGATGGCTTCGTTGGTCTTGCCCTCCGAATTGACCGCTACCTGTGTGCGGTTCTTGCTGGCGGGGGTAATCTCTTTCACGGCTGAACGGTCAAAACTGGGATTGTCACTGTAAAAGCCTAGTTTCTTCTTGTCATGGTTCACCTGAATGTAAGCATCGTATTCGACCCCTCTCTTGTCTTTCAGCCCGGCAACAAAGATGGTCTTGTCATTGACTAAATCCTGCTGTTGTTGGCGTGTCAGTTCTATTCCTGAAATACTCTTGGGGATGGTTACACCGTCACTGGTGACAAGGCTGTTCTGCTGCTCCTGTTTCTGCCGTTGCTCCTGTGACTGTTTGGCGTTAGGATAGATAAATTCCAGACTTTTCTTGTCGGCATTGACCTGAACGGTAGCGGAAAAGGGATTTTTACGGTTGGAAATCATATTTTCAAGGAATACTCCCTTTCCTTCCCGTAAGGCTTCCTTTTGTTCCTTGTTCAGTTTGATACCCTTTATTTCATCGGGGATTTGGACGCTGCTTGCACGCATGGAAACCAGTTCGTTCGTCACCTTATCCACGCTGACAAAAGAGGGTATCATTTCTCCCGTGATATAGTTTTTCAGGTTCACTATCCGTCCCATGTTTCCCGTTTCAAGAAGATTGGCTTTGTCCTCTTTAGAAAATTCATGTCCGAAGAACGGGCGTTCGAGTTCCGGCTTTTGCCGGATGCCATGTATCGCCAAAACTACATTCCCGTCCTTGTCATGCCGGAAAGACAGGCGTGCGTCCAGTTTCATAATGGCGGAATTGTAGTTTCCTGCGATGGTGAACGCACCGGGCGACTTGTACCCCCTTAACATGGGTTCTAAAGCCTTTGCCTTTTCAAGCTGTTCTTTGGAAAGCCCGAAATTTTTCAGGGCTTCCCAGTCCACTTTGTCAGGGTCGATAACATACTTGCTTTTGTCGGGTTGCTGCGGTGCTTGTGCCGTTGTTTCCGATTCTTTGGCTGGTTGCTGTTGGGATTGGGTTTCCTGCTGTACTTTCTTGGTTTCCTGCTTCACAGTTTCAGGTGTCACCCGGTAACGCTCTATGCCCGCTTCATTTTCCGGTGTAGGGTTGTTAAAGTTATCCCTGATGATCGGCTCGATTTTAGGAAGTTCCAACTTTGGGATTTTGAAGAAGTTGAAACGGGTCGGGTTCTTCAACTGGTTCATCATGTTGGAAAAGAAGTTGGAAAAGAAATCACCGTGACGGTCGAATTTCAGAAGTTCGCTGTTGTTCTCCGGTGGTACGGTTTGGAGTTCCCCGTTTTCATCCACGCCTTTTACTGCGCTGATTGTCTTTTTCTCCTTATCCAGTACAAGAAGAATATCCATCATCTGTTCGTCAGTGGTGAATTGGTTGGTTGTGTTTACATCCATAACTTTTTGAATTTTAGTGAGTAAATAAAAATTTCGGAAGTAAAAGTAAGGATGAAATAGAGTATATTTAAGGATTGGGGAACGGGTGGCTTCATTAGTCCCCGTTTGGCTTCATTTGTCTCTATGCATTTTGAATTACTTAATATTTGCCTATGTCATTAATATATTGTAATTTTGGCAATGTTAGTTCAATCTCTTTATAAGAACATTTGTAGTTTTAAGCTACAAGAAAAATTGTAACGATTGAACTTTGAAAAAACAAAATATCTACAATGTTCATGGTGAAATTTATATGTTATACAAAATAAGCAAAGCTAATTCTAGTAAAAAAGTCTATCATATATTTTACATATTGGACATAACACAAAAGATTTTCTGTATCAAATACAAGTAATGTCATGGGAAATATATTAATAGATAAAATTAGGATTTCAGGTTTTAGGGGGTTAGATGATTTTGAGATGAGTTTAACTCCTATTACAGTCCTTACAGGTACAAATAATACAGGAAAAACTACTATTTTGAAAGCTTTACAGCTATCATTAGGAAGTCGTTCTTTCTTATCTATTGATGATTTATATATATCAAAAGAAAAAAATGCTACAGAAATTATAATTGATATAAGATTTGTACCAATAAATGATGAAGGGAAAATTCTAAATGACTTTTCTGAAGAATGGGAAGAAGTATTTACTAGTGATAATATAAGATTTATAGAAGATTTTAGCTGTGTCCCTTTTCGTACTATTATCAGTTATAATTCATTAAAAAGTAGTTTTGATATTGAGCAAAAAATTTTAGTAGATTGGTATCCATCAGAAGGAGAAAAATGGCAGAATATTATTGCTAAAAATTCAAGAATTGATTTCTCTAAAACTCCTTTTTTTTATATTGAAGCACAAAGAGATGTTGTAGATGATATGAAACTTAAAACATCCTATTTAGGTAAGATGTTATCGGACGTAGCTAAAGCTTATAACAAGAAAGATTTAGAAGAATTAGAAAAACTAATATCTACCTTAAACCAGCAGGCTGTAGAAAAAAGTGATATATTAAGTACTATTCAAGACTCGCTAGAAGGCATTAATTCTGCAATGGATAAAAGCGGGACAGGAGTAACAATATCTCCCTTTACAAAAAAAATAAGAGATTTGAATAAAGGGGTATCTATACATTATGGAGATTCTGACAATAGTTTCACTATGGATTATCACGGCATGGGAACAAGAAGCTGGTCTTCTCTTTTAACATTTAAGGCTTTTATTAAGCATAATGCCGAACTTGCCCAGAAAGAAAATGAACCATTTTTTCCTATTATTGCTATAGAAGAACCAGAATCACATCTTCATCCAAATGCACAGAAAAAATTATATCGTCAAATGTATGAAATGCCGGGACAGAAAATAATATCTACACATTCTCCATATGTTGCATGTTCTGCTAACATAGAAAACTTGAGAGGATTATATAAAAATTTGAACAATGTTTCATGTGGCATTCTTAATCTGAACGAAATGGATGATGATGATAAGAGAAAGTTACGACAAAAAGTCATTAATACAAGAGGAGAAATTTTATTCTCCAAAGCAATTGTTCTTTTTGAAGGTGAAACAGAAGAACAGGCTCTCCCAATAATGGCAGAGAAATATTTTGGTTGTCCTGCTTCAGAATTAGGCATTAATTTTATTGGTGTTGGTGGGGCTGGAAGCTATTTCCCTTTCTTACAGTTTGCTCAATCATTTAATATACCATGGTATATTTTTAGTGATGGAGAAGATGACCCTGTTTCTAAAATGACAGCTGCAGTAAAAAAGATAAGAAAAGAGCTATTTACAACAATTGAAAATGAGAAAAATATTTTTATCATTGATCATAAAGAAGATTTTGAGAAATACATAATAAGGTTAGATTATCTCAATGATATAAAATCCTACTTGAAGCAGATAGAACTTTCTAAATGTGTTAACGAGCAACATAAAGAATCAAAAGCAAAAGGAATTGATTTTTTCTGCACAAATAGTTACGTGTTATCAGAATCAAAGAAAAATAAAACAAAATGGGCTTTGATATATGCTCATGCAATATATAATTCATTAAAACCTATACCATTGTTAGTATCTAATTTGTTTGACAAAATCAAAATTGACCTACATTATGATAAATAAAATACAACTAACAAGCAAGCAAGCTGCTATTGTTTCTTTTCAACAAGGTGCACTTTTAGTTTTGGCTAGTGCCGGCAGTGGAAAAACAAGAGTTCTTACAGAGAGAATTAAATATCTTGTAGATTCAACTAAACGTAAAATATTAGCCATTACATTTACCAATAAAGCGTCTGAGGAAATAAAAGAGCGTTTAAGTGATATTGATAATATAGAAGAACGTTTATATATTGGAACATTCCACTCTTTTTGTTGTTATGTTTTAGAGAAGCATGGAAATATGATTGGATACCAAGAACTTCCTCAAGTATTCTCTGAAACAGATGATCGATTAAGGATAATAGAAGATGCTATAGTTGAAACTCCTACATTAAATCAATACTTTAGCAATTTAGATTCTAAACAAAGAAATAAGTTCAAAACAAATGCATTAGATATTATCTCCAAAATAAAACGTGAAGTTATTTTAGATGATGACTTGGAGAAACGGATAAAGGACAAAAATGCAATAATGTTATACTACAGTTATAGAGATTTAATGGCTTCGTTAAATGCTATTGATTTTGATGATTTGTTATTTTTAACATATAAATTATTTGTTAATAGTCCCAAAACTGCTGCTTTGTACAGAAGAAACTTTGAATATATTTGCATAGATGAAGCTCAAGACCTCAACAAGGCTCAGTATATGGTACTAAAAGCTTTAACGGGTAGTGAACATAAAAATATTATGATGGTGGGAGATCCCAAACAATCAATTTATGGCTTTAATGGTTCTAGCAGTTCCTTCATGCAGGACTCTTTTGTAGCAGATTATGCACCTACAATAATAGAACTTAATGATAATTTTCGAAGTTCGAGAAGCATTCTTAGCTTAGCGAATAAAATTGTGAATGCTCCATCCGATTTGAATAATGTAGCTGTAAACGGAGTATGTGAAATACATTCGTTTAAAGATGTGTGTGAAGAAGCTGATTGGATTGCATCAAAAATAAAAGAATATTTACAGAATGAACACTTAAAAGATATAGAAGGTAAATTGACAGAGAACCGAATAACTATTTTAGCACGAAATAGATACTTATTACTTCCAATTGAAGAAAAGCTCATAGAGGAAAATATAAACTATTTCTATAAGAACAATTCAAATGGTTTACTTTTTGACTCTACTAGTGGAAAAATATTTAACCTTGCATTACAAATCAAGGTAAACCCTAAAGACTATTTACATTTTGAGCAACTATTAGCATTATTAAATATTGAAGATGATAAGGTATATTCATTTAATGAATTAGGAAATAGAATACAAAATAAGTTATATAAAGACATTGTTAATTCAATCGTTCTATTAAAAGATTCAGGTGATAATTTTAATAAAATGATAGACCATTTGTTACAAAAGATACAAGAAAATTCAGATTTTAATATGATTGATGAGAATGAATTGCATCTAGCATATAATGATTTGTTGGAGATCAAAAAGAATTGGCATAATTATGCAATCTCTACGAAAACAAAAAACATTGCATCTTTTAGAAATGCCATAGCATTGGGAAAAACTATTCAAAGTAAGAAAGAAATAGGTATTGCACTTAGCACTATTCATACAATGAAAGGACAAGAAAATGATATTGTATTTCTTATTGGAATGGATGATCAAACTTTTCCTGATTACAGAGCTCTACAAAAAGGTGGTTTAGAATTAGAGCAAGAGAAAAACAATTTATATGTAGCTATAACTAGAGCTAAAAGATATCTTTTTATTACTTATCCTTTAAGCCGAAAAATGCCATGGGGAGATATTAAAACAAGAAAAATCTCATCTTTATTACAAATTTAAAAATCGAGTGTAACAATCAAAAAAAAATTGTTATACTCGATTTATCTTTTCAATTCTCTTTAATGAGAGATTTTAATATGGGGTCGTTTTTAATCCGTTCTATTTCGTCCGTAACAATCTGCTGGACTTCCTGCTTGATCCGGTTGTAATTCGCCTGTATTTCTTCCTGCCTCCGATCGTTCCCGTCCCCGTCCCTAAAATCTATGATTTGGGGCAGTTTCTTGTAACTGGCTGTTTCCCGCTTCACTTTCTCGTTATCCACCACTATTTCCGCATGGAATATTTTCTGCTCTATCCTTTCATCGAAATTGTCGCTGACCGCCCCCACGAACATACCCTGTGTGAGATTGGATATTTTGCTGGGCGGTATCAGGCTATCCATCTGCGTACTGATTGAGGTTGATTTGTCGTTCCGGTTGATAGTCATGCTCTGCCGTTTCTGTAAGACCTTTCCGAAACGGTCTGAAAGCGTTTTAGCCGTTTCGGAAACCACCTGACCGGAAAAGATATTACCCACCGTATTTTCGATTACTTTGCTTTCCTTGTCCCCATAATCCCGGCGTAACTGGCTGAAATCCTGAAAGCCCAAACAGACCGCTACCTTGTTGCTTCGTGCCGTTGCTATCAAGTTATCCAGTCCCCGAAAATAGATGGTCGGTAACTCGTCAATGATTACGGAACTTTTGAGTTGGTGCTTCTTGTTTATCAGCTTCACGATACGGGAATTATACAGTCCCAAAGCACAGGAATAGATGTTTTGGCGGTCGGGATTATTGCCTACTACCAAAATTTTAGGTTCTTCCGGATTGTTTATATCCAATGAAAAATCATCCCCTGTCATTACCCAATATAAAGCGGGTGAAATCATCCTCGAAAGCGGAATTTTAGCACTCGCAAGCTGCCCCTGTAACTGGTCTTGCGCATTAGATTCCCATGCGTCCATAAATGGTGAAAGGTAGTTTTCCAGTTCGGGGTAACTGGTTAAAATAGTGAACGTATCTGCATATTTCTTGTTCAGAAATTCGATGGCGTGCGGGAATGTACAATACTTGCCACCCTGATAAATTTTCAAAAACCAAATGATAGAAGCCAGCAGGATTATCGGGCTTTCCACAAAGAAGTCCCCCTGCTTCATAATCCAACTTCGGTTTAAGTTTAACATGATGGTATAACTGGCTTCGTATGCGTCCGATATGTCCGTCATAAACGCCGGATTTATCGGATTGCATCGGTGGCTTTTACGTGGGTCGTCAAAGTTAATCATGTAGAATTTAGGTTTTACCTTATACCCGTCTAAATGACCCAATAAGTGATTGTAAGCTATCTCCGAAAGGTCGGGAAATTTATAGTCATAAATGTAAACAGCGAAGCCTTTCTCGATTTGCTGTTTTATGTAATTATTGACTATCGCATACGATTTTCCCGAACCGGGCGTACCCAATACCATGCTTGCCCTGAACGGGTTTACAACGTTTATCCACCCGTCATTCCATTTCTTTTTATAGTAGAACCGGGTCGGCAGGTTGATGGAATATTCGTTTTCTATCAGGCGTGTTTCCTGTGCGAAACTTTCGTTCTCGGTATTAAAAACATCATCCATCAGGTTATTTTTCAACAGGCGGGAAATCCATACTCCGGCAGCCAATAAAGAAAGATACCCGGCGGTCATGGTAAAGATATACAATGCCGTGTTTGCCGCCAGTGGCAACGGCAGAACTAACAGCCACCAGTTCAGGAAAAACAGGATAAAACCGATTGTCAGGAATACATAAATCCTGTTCCATGTGATTTTTTCCTCTTTCACCCCTTTTGTACCCAAACAGGAAAGCGCAAGGAATACCACCGAAAAAAGTTTGGTGTACAGGACATTGGAAAACAGCCCGGCGGTACGCTGGAAGTTCAGCAGGATTTTATCGACTACCCCGATATTGATACCCCACTCCCGGAACGACTGATAACAAAACCAGTAAATGTTTATCACTACAAATAAAATACTGATTGCCCGCATAAAGTCCATGACCTTTGCCAGTCCTCTTAAATCATCTTCATTCTGCATAATTGAAATTTTTAGGATTAATAAATACGTTTTTGTTTCTTCTTTTTCTTCTTGGGTGGCGGAACTTGGCTGTTATCGGGCGGTGTATCATTCCCGCCGGATAACAAGCCGAACAGTCCGGCAACGGCTTTACCCGTCCCCTCTGAAAGATGCCCGGTCGGGTTATTCCCTTGCGTATGTTCCTGCATTTCCGCTTTGCTGTTTCCCGTAGCAAGAGTACGGGATCCAGTAAACAGGTCGTTGAACACATTGGCGGAAAAGTCCTTTCCCAACCGTGACCCGTTCAGGACGGTACGGTTTTCATGGTCGATGAATGTTACACCGTATATCCTGCTCGTATCGTTCTGCCGGAACAGTACATCTATGCCTTTCCCTTTCAAGTCCGTAATAAACTGTTCCCGGCTGCAAGCGGATTTCATCACTGCGCCGACCGTCCGGCGGGTGCGTTCTTTCAGGTTCTTGTCCTGAATGTCCTTTGCGGATTTCTTGATGTGCTTTTGGATGGCTTCGTAACCTACCGACTTACCCAAAGAAGAAGATTTGAACGGGTTTCCCTGCTTTTCTCCTTTGTCATTGGTCGCCGAATAGACAATGCCATTATAGGGTTTGCCGTTCACTTCCCCTTTCACTTCCTCCGCCTGTACATTATATATAGATAGCAGGGCTTTGTACTCCGTAAAACTTTGAAAGCGGTAACTGCCGACAAGGGCTTTCACCGTATTGGATAACTGGTGCTTCACGTCCCCTGCCCGGTAGTCCACCTTTTTAAGTTCGGGACGGTCGGCTGCCTGTTTCTTCTCTGCCGGATGCAGCCCGTACTTCTGTTCCAGTTCACGGGTGATTTGCTTGCTGCGTACATGCTCGAACTTGTCGTTTATCTTTTTGCCCGTATCATCCACCCGGATGGAAACGATATGTATATGATGCCTTGCAATATCTTCGTGCTTGTAAACCATGTACGGCTGATTGCCGTACCCCAGCTTATCCATATACTCTTTAGCAATATCCGCAAGCTGGTTGTCGGAAAGCACATCGTCCGGGTGCGGGTTCAGGGAAATATGGATAATCGGCTTTTCCGTTTTCAGGTCGGCGGGCAGGTGCATATCGAAACACTCCATACATCGCCGGATGCTGAAATTTCCGTCCTCGCTCTCGAACATCCGGTTACTTAAAAGTACCTTTCCCTGCTGTTCATCGACCTTGTTTTGGTTGTAGGAAAGCGCACCGAACAGGGAACTGCCTACGCTTATCTTTGCAACCATCTTGTTTCAAACTCACGGGTCAGTTCAATAATTTGGCGGTTCAGGTCGGCAAGTTCCATCGTTGCCTTTTCCAGTTTATAGAGAAATGCGAGTGCTTTCTTCTCTGAAAAATTGGTATTGAGAGCCTTTACCACCTGATTGTAATTCACAGCGATACCCCTGTACTGGGAATATAAAGCGGTCAGCCGGGTATAATATTCTACCGCCGCCTTGTCGATTTTAATCACTTTGAACGGTTCGCCGAAGATGCGGGCGGTGATAAAATGCGCTTTCGTGCGCATACCGGACTGGTCGAACAATGCCAAAAAGCGGGCGTGGTCTATCGCATTGAAGCTGATAGAGTACCGGAACACTGCCGGGTCTGCTTTGGGCTTGCGTCCTGCGCCACCCGGATGGGGCGCATTTTCATTTTTCTGTTTCATGCTTCTTTTTTTAAAGGGTTATGACTTCGGAGTGACCCTATCCCGGCTTCGTCCGGGCAAGGCGTTCAAAGCTGCTGAAAGAATTGTAAGCTGCTTAGAACACACCTTGCTATTTGCCAGTGCAAATAAAAATCCATCTACCGATGGATTGGAGTTAGCGGATATTGGAACGCTCCCGACACCGAGGGCTTGGTTAGCCTGACCGATACCTTTCGGATGCAAAGTAACGGGTATTAAAAATACTGTGAAATAGCAGGTTATAGGACAAATGAGGACAAACGGGGACATTTGAGGACACTTCTCGAAAGGGGGCGTTTTTCTATGTTTATTTGTCCCGGATTTAAGACGGAAAGCAATATGGATAGATGGAAATATGTATC
The nucleotide sequence above comes from Bacteroides intestinalis DSM 17393. Encoded proteins:
- a CDS encoding ATP-dependent nuclease produces the protein MGNILIDKIRISGFRGLDDFEMSLTPITVLTGTNNTGKTTILKALQLSLGSRSFLSIDDLYISKEKNATEIIIDIRFVPINDEGKILNDFSEEWEEVFTSDNIRFIEDFSCVPFRTIISYNSLKSSFDIEQKILVDWYPSEGEKWQNIIAKNSRIDFSKTPFFYIEAQRDVVDDMKLKTSYLGKMLSDVAKAYNKKDLEELEKLISTLNQQAVEKSDILSTIQDSLEGINSAMDKSGTGVTISPFTKKIRDLNKGVSIHYGDSDNSFTMDYHGMGTRSWSSLLTFKAFIKHNAELAQKENEPFFPIIAIEEPESHLHPNAQKKLYRQMYEMPGQKIISTHSPYVACSANIENLRGLYKNLNNVSCGILNLNEMDDDDKRKLRQKVINTRGEILFSKAIVLFEGETEEQALPIMAEKYFGCPASELGINFIGVGGAGSYFPFLQFAQSFNIPWYIFSDGEDDPVSKMTAAVKKIRKELFTTIENEKNIFIIDHKEDFEKYIIRLDYLNDIKSYLKQIELSKCVNEQHKESKAKGIDFFCTNSYVLSESKKNKTKWALIYAHAIYNSLKPIPLLVSNLFDKIKIDLHYDK
- a CDS encoding type IA DNA topoisomerase produces the protein MIAVIGEKPSVARDIARILGANEKQDGYLSGNGYLVTWAFGHLVGLAMPEAYGIKSFRRESLPIIPDSFQLTPRQVKAEKGYKADPGVLKQLKVIKEVFSQSDKIIVATDAGREGELIFRYIYQYIGCDKPFVRLWISSLTDKAIREGLQNLKDGSQYDNLFLSAQARSEADYLIGINGTQALSVAAGQGIFSLGRVQSPTLAMICTRFLENKNFVPQKYWQLKLQSVKDNISFSALSVEKYDTQQAAIDTLQRIKEAETVRVKSVERKEVNQEPPLLYDLTSLQKEANTKLNLSADKTLSIAQKLYEGKLISYPRTGSRYISQDVFEEIPERFINLEQYARFSGYAAGMKGKTLNPRPVNDGKVTDHHALIVTENLPGKLEADEQAIYELIAGRMLEAFSEKCVKDVTSIMLECAGSLFTVKGSVTKSAGWRAVFGEKEDGEDNTALPAMQDGDSLQLSGIELLEKQTKPKPLHTESSLLSSMETAGKELENADLKASMKDTGIGTPATRAAIIETLFSRQYIIREKKNLVPTEKGLAVYNIIRDKKMADVEMTGMWENTLAKIESGEMNPDTFRKGIEVYARQITAELLDVQLSFASGSGCICPKCKTGRILFYPKVAKCSNVDCSVTIFRNKSDKQLTDKQITELVTTGKTGLIKGFKSKNGKVFDASLTFDEQFNVTFVFPEKKGKLKK
- the mobC gene encoding conjugal transfer protein MobC produces the protein MQNEDDLRGLAKVMDFMRAISILFVVINIYWFCYQSFREWGINIGVVDKILLNFQRTAGLFSNVLYTKLFSVVFLALSCLGTKGVKEEKITWNRIYVFLTIGFILFFLNWWLLVLPLPLAANTALYIFTMTAGYLSLLAAGVWISRLLKNNLMDDVFNTENESFAQETRLIENEYSINLPTRFYYKKKWNDGWINVVNPFRASMVLGTPGSGKSYAIVNNYIKQQIEKGFAVYIYDYKFPDLSEIAYNHLLGHLDGYKVKPKFYMINFDDPRKSHRCNPINPAFMTDISDAYEASYTIMLNLNRSWIMKQGDFFVESPIILLASIIWFLKIYQGGKYCTFPHAIEFLNKKYADTFTILTSYPELENYLSPFMDAWESNAQDQLQGQLASAKIPLSRMISPALYWVMTGDDFSLDINNPEEPKILVVGNNPDRQNIYSCALGLYNSRIVKLINKKHQLKSSVIIDELPTIYFRGLDNLIATARSNKVAVCLGFQDFSQLRRDYGDKESKVIENTVGNIFSGQVVSETAKTLSDRFGKVLQKRQSMTINRNDKSTSISTQMDSLIPPSKISNLTQGMFVGAVSDNFDERIEQKIFHAEIVVDNEKVKRETASYKKLPQIIDFRDGDGNDRRQEEIQANYNRIKQEVQQIVTDEIERIKNDPILKSLIKEN
- a CDS encoding DUF3945 domain-containing protein; the encoded protein is MDVNTTNQFTTDEQMMDILLVLDKEKKTISAVKGVDENGELQTVPPENNSELLKFDRHGDFFSNFFSNMMNQLKNPTRFNFFKIPKLELPKIEPIIRDNFNNPTPENEAGIERYRVTPETVKQETKKVQQETQSQQQPAKESETTAQAPQQPDKSKYVIDPDKVDWEALKNFGLSKEQLEKAKALEPMLRGYKSPGAFTIAGNYNSAIMKLDARLSFRHDKDGNVVLAIHGIRQKPELERPFFGHEFSKEDKANLLETGNMGRIVNLKNYITGEMIPSFVSVDKVTNELVSMRASSVQIPDEIKGIKLNKEQKEALREGKGVFLENMISNRKNPFSATVQVNADKKSLEFIYPNAKQSQEQRQKQEQQNSLVTSDGVTIPKSISGIELTRQQQQDLVNDKTIFVAGLKDKRGVEYDAYIQVNHDKKKLGFYSDNPSFDRSAVKEITPASKNRTQVAVNSEGKTNEAIKKVKEPLKKGQDKPTEKQKAKQDKKEKQEQTDKTKQSRGRKR
- the mobA gene encoding conjugal transfer protein MobA — its product is MKQKNENAPHPGGAGRKPKADPAVFRYSISFNAIDHARFLALFDQSGMRTKAHFITARIFGEPFKVIKIDKAAVEYYTRLTALYSQYRGIAVNYNQVVKALNTNFSEKKALAFLYKLEKATMELADLNRQIIELTREFETRWLQR
- the mobB gene encoding conjugal transfer protein MobB — its product is MVAKISVGSSLFGALSYNQNKVDEQQGKVLLSNRMFESEDGNFSIRRCMECFDMHLPADLKTEKPIIHISLNPHPDDVLSDNQLADIAKEYMDKLGYGNQPYMVYKHEDIARHHIHIVSIRVDDTGKKINDKFEHVRSKQITRELEQKYGLHPAEKKQAADRPELKKVDYRAGDVKHQLSNTVKALVGSYRFQSFTEYKALLSIYNVQAEEVKGEVNGKPYNGIVYSATNDKGEKQGNPFKSSSLGKSVGYEAIQKHIKKSAKDIQDKNLKERTRRTVGAVMKSACSREQFITDLKGKGIDVLFRQNDTSRIYGVTFIDHENRTVLNGSRLGKDFSANVFNDLFTGSRTLATGNSKAEMQEHTQGNNPTGHLSEGTGKAVAGLFGLLSGGNDTPPDNSQVPPPKKKKKKQKRIY
- a CDS encoding ATP-dependent helicase; protein product: MINKIQLTSKQAAIVSFQQGALLVLASAGSGKTRVLTERIKYLVDSTKRKILAITFTNKASEEIKERLSDIDNIEERLYIGTFHSFCCYVLEKHGNMIGYQELPQVFSETDDRLRIIEDAIVETPTLNQYFSNLDSKQRNKFKTNALDIISKIKREVILDDDLEKRIKDKNAIMLYYSYRDLMASLNAIDFDDLLFLTYKLFVNSPKTAALYRRNFEYICIDEAQDLNKAQYMVLKALTGSEHKNIMMVGDPKQSIYGFNGSSSSFMQDSFVADYAPTIIELNDNFRSSRSILSLANKIVNAPSDLNNVAVNGVCEIHSFKDVCEEADWIASKIKEYLQNEHLKDIEGKLTENRITILARNRYLLLPIEEKLIEENINYFYKNNSNGLLFDSTSGKIFNLALQIKVNPKDYLHFEQLLALLNIEDDKVYSFNELGNRIQNKLYKDIVNSIVLLKDSGDNFNKMIDHLLQKIQENSDFNMIDENELHLAYNDLLEIKKNWHNYAISTKTKNIASFRNAIALGKTIQSKKEIGIALSTIHTMKGQENDIVFLIGMDDQTFPDYRALQKGGLELEQEKNNLYVAITRAKRYLFITYPLSRKMPWGDIKTRKISSLLQI